The following proteins come from a genomic window of Anopheles ziemanni chromosome 3, idAnoZiCoDA_A2_x.2, whole genome shotgun sequence:
- the LOC131285552 gene encoding mucin-19-like codes for MPYVYALGWAPLTFAREMGVRRKRHDLEQSDKINPTWFPQYVSNMCFDMFLSLGRCNREKPPCKYFHPPQHLKDQLLINGRNHLALKNALMQQMGISPGQPVLPGQVPAVNGGTVATTVATAVPPAAAAALGFTLAWGTAPPPPYTTYVVSHSPSAAVVTHHNGNAPPTNGVPHCNGTVSNGSSGNTTTNSHSSATVNGHSNHSAPSNNNNSNHCSNNNNNSTTTNCKATNPYLASMPASTYSPYFQPGHLVPTLLGPVSDPSSVSQLGPVVQQAVVSTQQKIPRSDRLEVCREFMRGACKRAESECRFAHPQESVTTHEDGSVTVCMDAVKGRCAREPCRYFHPPLHLQAQIKAAQSRATATAPVSAAAAVAAAAAAAAATMGPLQPPPPPPGAVTSTSQLSLSGGQSPLEVGKKRAADNDMIQMMDMKTMGSIYYENFAFPGMVPFKRTAGEKSGIPVYQPGATYQQLMQLQQPFVPVSCEYPSTSTSVTAATYIPPTSTATPIANSLASLGSSSSSSGGAFAAALAAASSASSYASTSMLHGGLYYSTSGVGGSNAIVTSVGAGGGGGWAGSNTSVASMLNHANNNNSPKVGNKNAPLTKSMSLQSMASLGGSMTHLASTNGGAGSLVKPEGGGEHKESSSGGTEQDDAHAGDLLTPSSGALSSGSTTTTTSSGSGSSLAQSLATSSTQAITVPVTSPLLQFSAAATSVANHMNHQASVQAHFQAAHAAAAHQAAAAQAAANHNAAYAAAAAAASAQYPGAAAAGAHYADAASMAKEVAQKNYALKLHGGSSALTGKPLTALGYTLNKGGLLPQPGQQYAAAAAAAAAASASNAATAAAYPQAAARLTSPAVAVAAATPQQALLAPALTTRPPPPIMPQAGAYPQLLRPQMPAGYGTNPYAAAAVAQQQLMNQGFMYPTAAFSAAAGGYPFQMAQAGMPSGLTGMPTPVPQVSAAQAAAAAASTVVLNPYKKMKTS; via the exons ATGCCTTACGTCTATGCCCTAGGCTGGGCTCCTTTGACATTCGCCCGGGAAATGGGCGTACGACGAAAGCGGCATGACTTGGAACAATCGGACAAAATTAATCCAACTTGGTTTCCTCAATATGTTTCGAACATGTGCTTCGACATGTTTCTGTCACTG GGTCGTTGCAATCGTGAGAAACCACCGTGTAAATACTTTCATCCTCCCCAGCACCTGAAGGATCAGCTGCTGATCAACGGAAGAAACCATCTCGCCTTGAAGAACGCCCTGATGCAACAGATGGGAATTTCGCCCGGTCAGCCGGTACTCCCCGGCCAAGTGCCAGCAGTG AACGGTGGCACGGTAGCGACAACGGTGGCGACCGCTGTCCCgccagccgccgccgccgccctcGGCTTCACGCTGGCCTGGGGCACCGCCCCGCCGCCCCCGTACACAACGTACGTCGTGAGCCACAGTCCCAGCGCGGCCGTCGTCACCCACCACAATGGCAACGCGCCACCGACGAACGGTGTGCCGCACTGTAACGGCACTGTCAGCAATGGCAGCAGcggcaacaccaccaccaacagccACAGCTCCGCCACCGTCAACGGCCACAGCAACCACAGCGCCCCcagcaacaataacaacagtaACCactgcagcaacaacaataacaacagcaCTACCACCAACTGCAAA GCAACCAATCCCTACCTGGCTAGCATGCCAGCAAGCACGTACAGTCCATACTTTCAACCTGGCCACCTGGTGCCGACCCTGCTCGGCCCCGTCTCGGACCCGTCCAGCGTTTCCCAGCTGGGCCCGGTGGTGCAGCAGGCCGTAGTCTCGACGCAACAGAAAATTCCACGCTCCGACAGGCTCGAG GTATGTCGCGAATTCATGCGAGGTGCCTGCAAGCGAGCTGAGTCCGAATGCCGTTTTGCTCATCCGCAGGAGAGCGTTACAACACACGAAGACGGTTCCGTCACGGTGTGCATGGATGCCGTGAAGGGTAGATGCGCTCGTGAACCTTGTCGCTACTTCCATCCTCCTTTGCACCTGCAGGCTCAAATAAAAGCAGCGCAGTCACGCGCAACCGCG ACTGCACCCGTATCTGCTGCGGCCGCTGtagccgctgccgccgccgctgccgctgctaCCATGGGCCCCCTccaaccaccaccgccaccgcccgGGGCTGTCACTTCGACGAGCCAGCTGTCACTATCTGGCGGCCAGTCTCCTCTGGAGGTTGGCAAAAAACGTGCGGCCGATAATGACATGATACAAATG ATGGACATGAAAACGATGGGATCTATTTACTATGAAAACTTT GCTTTCCCGGGAATGGTCCCATTCAAGCGAACCGCTGGCGAAAAGTCTGGAATTCCGGTCTACCAGCCGGGCGCCACCTACCAGCAGCTGATGCAACTACAGCAGCCGTTCGTGCCAGTGTCATGTGAGTACCCTAGTACCAGTACTAGCGTCACAGCCGCTACCTATATTCCACCAACATCCACAGCAACCCCTATCGCTAATAGTCTGGCGAGTCTGggcagcagtagtagtagtagtggtggtgCGTTTGCAGCCGCCCTAGCCGCAGCCAGTAGCGCCAGCAGCTACGCTTCCACGTCGATGTTACACGGTGGGCTGTACTACAGCACCAGCGGAGTCGGTGGGTCCAACGCCATCGTCACCTCCGTCGGGgccgggggtgggggagggtgggCTGGCAGCAACACCAGTGTTGCTAGCATGCTGAACCacgccaacaacaacaacagcccgAAGGTGGGCAACAAGAACGCACCGTTGACGAAGTCGATGTCGCTGCAGTCGATGGCTTCGCTCGGCGGAAGCATGACCCATCTGGCCAGCACCAACGGTGGTGCGGGTTCCCTGGTCAAGCCCGAGGGGGGTGGTGAGCACAAGGAGTCGTCGTCGGGTGGTACCGAGCAGGATGACGCGCACGCCGGCGATCTCCTGACGCCGAGCAGTGGTGCCCTCTCGAGTGGTTCTACCACGACCACCACGTCATCCGGCAGCGGATCTTCGCTCGCGCAATCGTTGGCCACTTCGTCCACGCAGGCCATCACGGTGCCAGTGACGAGCCCGCTGCTACAGTTCTCGGCAGCCGCCACCTCGGTCGCCAACCATATGAACCACCAGGCGTCGGTGCAGGCACATTTTCAGGCTGCCCATGCAGCAGCCGCCCATCAGGCCGCCGCTGCACAGGCAGCGGCCAACCATAACGCCGCCTATGCAGCGGCTGCAGCGGCCGCCTCGGCTCAGTATCCAGGGGCTGCGGCCGCCGGAGCGCATTACGCTGACGCGGCCAGCATGGCCAAGGAGGTCGCGCAGAAGAACTACGCCCTCAAGCTGCACGGTGGCTCGTCGGCACTCACCGGCAAGCCGCTCACGGCTCTCGGCTACACCCTCAACAAGGGCGGCCTTTTGCCGCAGCCTGGCCAGCAGTACGCagccgctgccgctgctgccgccgctgcCTCCGCTTCCAATGCAGCCACGGCAGCCGCCTACCCTCAGGCGGCTGCTCGTCTGACCTCGCCGGCCGTTGCCGTTGCGGCTGCCACTCCGCAGCAGGCTCTGCTTGCGCCCGCGCTTACCACACGGCCGCCTCCACCGATCATGCCTCAGGCCGGCGCCTACCCGCAGCTCCTCCGGCCGCAAATGCCTGCCGGCTACGGCACCAATCCGTACGCAGCCGCCGCCGTTGCCCAGCAGCAGCTCATGAACCAGGGCTTCATGTACCCGACGGCGGCCTTCTCTGCCGCCGCCGGTGGCTACCCGTTCCAGATGGCACAAGCCGGCATGCCCTCGGGGCTGACCGGCATGCCGACGCCCGTGCCGCAGGTTTCGGCTGCCCAGgcggcggccgccgccgccagcaCCGTCGTGCTGAACCCctacaagaaaatgaaaacctcCTAA